GCGTGGTTCACGCTCTCCGCGGACCGCGGCGGCACCGGTCTCTACAACGGCGCGACGCCCAACCAGATCGGCACCGCCTATCGCGCGGCCGGGTGAGACAAGACCACTCGCCCCCACCGCACACCACTCACACCACACCGCTCGCACACCACACCACGACAACCGAAACGAGGTCCTCCGCCATGCGCAAGGCAACGCTGATCGGCCGACTTGCGGTCGGAGCCGCCGCGCTGACCGCCGTAGTGACCGTCGCTCCGACGAGCACCGCGGCCACCAGCGACACCCCGCCGCCCGGACAGGACTGCTGGGCCACGCACTACGGCTACATACCGCCCGGTGCCTACACCGCCAGCGGCGAACTCTTCGACAACAACGCGAACACCGCCGCCACCTCCCTCAGTCGTAGCCCGCAGCTGCCGTTCGGCACCAAGGTGAAGGTCACCAACGTGGCCAACGGCACGTCACTGGTCGTGCGCGTCAACGACCGCGGCACCTTCGGCTGGACGCCGTCCGTGCCCAAGTGTCTGGACCTGACCGACGGTGCGTACTCC
This genomic interval from Streptomyces asiaticus contains the following:
- a CDS encoding septal ring lytic transglycosylase RlpA family protein, with product MRKATLIGRLAVGAAALTAVVTVAPTSTAATSDTPPPGQDCWATHYGYIPPGAYTASGELFDNNANTAATSLSRSPQLPFGTKVKVTNVANGTSLVVRVNDRGTFGWTPSVPKCLDLTDGAYSRLGGVLNPDSGHIVVKEEIVR